A window of Mercenaria mercenaria strain notata unplaced genomic scaffold, MADL_Memer_1 contig_4350, whole genome shotgun sequence genomic DNA:
aaaaagtcACTGTTAAGGTTAAGAAGAAATATAATGATACCTGATGGCAAAGTCTGCACCTCCAATAACTCTTCTGGGCTATCACCTGATTCATTGTAGGCAACCACTCTGATTTCATACCATGTCTTATCATCTAAATTTGAAAACTCAAAATCAAGCTGTTCTGTTTCACGTTGATTGAAATCATCCCTTGAATTTCGTTTGCGACAAGAGATTTTGTAACCAAGAACTGGTCCAAATGTCTGAGTCTCAATAGGTGGATCCCAGGCAAGTGATATCTTCCGGGTACCTCCTTTGCCTTTCACTTTCCTAGCTGGTCCTGGTGCTATAAAATTATCAAGAACTAACAAATCGTATTGAACATTTATCTGCTGTCAAAGACAAAAAGATAGTAAACAACAGAAGTTCTTAAAGCGTTTGAACTGCATACAGAGAATACATTCTGAAAATAATCACTTATTTGAATCtggcatttcattgaaaacttACAGGATCCCATATTGATtagtaaagtacatgtacaagaaGACTATTAACCAGCTGTAACAGTGGCCTGGAATACACAGTTTTCAATTACaatttgttgggttaaacgtcgcaccaacacaattttaggtcatacagcgactttccagctttgatggtggaaaaaGACCCCAGGTCCCCCTCCGTGCATAacttcatcaagagcgggcacctgtgtagaaccaccgaccttccgtaagccagctggatggcttcctcacatgaagaattcaacgccccgagtgaggctcgaaccaacatcgatgaggggcaagtgatttgatttCAGCGACCATAACCATTCCGCCACAAAGGCCCCTTGACGCAGTTTTCATATTTGCTGCCACAGAAACcacattttttatattgaaacttatttaagGAATCTGCATATTCTCAAAATCACCTACCATCTTTTAATTAGGTTTGATTAGAGTAACTTTAGTACAACGGATCTACCTTTTGTGACTGATGTATGGACAGATCGATGGACAAACTGACACATAAAGATTATTGTTactagttgctggtttgttttttctAATATCTTAAGTATTTTAATTAACAAACAATTGTTACCATTAGACATAAGAATGTGAACCTGAACTGCCAGTAAATGTGAACCAGAAACAAAACtgcatttcatttctaaaacacCTTAATCAGCATTGaacatgatttgataaaagaaaaaaaagtcacTGCCAAGGTTAAGAAGAAATATAATGATACCTGATGGCAAAGTCTGCACCTCCAATAACTCTTCTGGGCTATCACCTGATTCATTGTAGGCAACCACTTTGATTTCATACAATGTCTTATCATCTAAATTTGAAAACTCAAAATCAAGCTGTTCTGTTTCACGTTGATTGAAATCATCCCTTGAATTTCGTTTGCGACAAGAGATTTTGTAACCAAGAACTGGTCCAAATGTCTGAGTCTCAATAGGTGGATCCCAGGCAAGTGATATCTTCCGGGTACCTCCTTTGCCTTTCACTTTCCTAGCTGGTCCAGGTGCTATAAAATTATCAAGAACTAACAAATCGTATTGAACATTTATCTGCTGTCAAAGACAAAAAGATAGTAAACAACAGAAGTTCTTAAACCGTTTTTACAGCATACAGAGAATACATTCTGAAGATAATCACTTATTTGAATCtggcatttcattgaaaacttACAGGATCCCATTTTGATTAGTATAGTAAATGTACAAGAAGACTATTAACCAGCTGTAACAGTGGCCTGGAATACACAGTTTTCAATTACaatttgttgggttaaacgtcgcaccaacacagttTTAGGACATAcagcgacttttcagctttgatggcgAAGAAAGACCCCAGGTCCCCCTCCGTGCATaacttcatcacgagcgggcacctctgtagaaccaccgaccttccgtaagccagctggatggcttcctcacatgaaatattcaacgccccgtgtgaggctcgaacccacatcgatgaggggcaagtgatttgatttcagcgaccttaaccattccgCCACAGAGGCCCCTTGACGCAGTTTTCATATTTGCTGCCACAGAACCCACATTTTTATACTGAAACTTATTTAAGGAATCTGCATATTCTCCAAATAACCTACCAACTTTTAATTAGGTTTAATTACAGCTACTACTGTGACTAATGATGGACAAACTGACAGATAAAGGGACAAAATAAAGTGGTCTATTAATTTCTACTTATATCCAAGGTTTCATGTAaacatttcttcattttttttagtTATGACAGAAACCACCATATGTGACTGACAGATGGACAAATGGATGAACAAATGGacaaacttagaaaaaaaataatgtgcaTATTCTCTACATTGTCTTCTATCTattcaccaaatttcatgaaaaaagctCTTATGCTTCTTAAGGCAGAATCCACATttcttcttacatttttactatttgcTGCTATAGCAACCACAATCTCATAGCAACAAAATTATCCCTGaagtaagtttcatgaaaaaagtcttgtactttttaagttattgaATGATCCTACTCTGCCACTTTTAAGTCATATTTTGGACTATCTGTTGCTGTAGCAACTTCATATTGTTGCCAAAGACGCTCatatgatttttttgtataataaaaacaattgtcCTAcgcatgattttctaagtccaaaaaggaccataattcttgcaaaaagcaggatggagttacgtttcttgatgtacagagtcagctcatgacggtgaacaacagttgcaagtttcaaagcaatagctttgatagtttaggagaaaagtttacctaaacataaaactttactaATAAATCTgatttaagtccaaaaggggccataattcttgcaaaaagcaggacagagttatgtttcttgctgtacagggtcagcttatgatggtgaacaagtgttgcaagttttaaagcaatagcttcgatagtttgagaaaagctgacctaaacataaaacctaaccaaggaatctgattttctaagtccaaaaggggcaataattcttgcaaaaagcaggacagagttatgtttattaatgtacagggtcaggttatgatggtgaacaactgtcgcaagtttcaaagcaatagctttgatagattaGGAGAAAGtttgaccttaacataaaacttaactaagatatctgatattttctaagtccaaaaagtggccataattcttgcaaaaaacaggatggagttatgtttctttttttgtacagggtcagctattgatggtgaacaagtgttgcaagtttcaaagcaatagttttgatagtttaggagaaaagctgacctaaacataaaacttaaccaggcaacgccgacgccgatcaagtgatgacaataactcatcattgtttttcaaaaaatcagatgagctaaaaataaaaagatgtgCATATTCTCCATACTGCCACCTATCCAtgtactaagtttcatgaaaaataaattttgttctttttcagGGTCATCTTTTGGGTGACTGACGAACTGACAGACTTATCCTTGGTTGCCTCAAAATGATTCTGCcttaatttttgttttgctttatttttttaaacaaagcaaCTTCTGCTGATGTCACTACTTTTACAAACAGTAGTAAATGAACTTCACTATCGCTTACTAAAAGATGTGGTAAGTGCGAGATGCAAAGGTAAGAATATGTTAATATGATCTTATTCATTAGATATTCACATGTTTTTACTAATGCAAATAAAAGTGAAAGTTTATAAGCCATTATCTTTGCAAAACTGCTTGTGGGAAAATGTATTGGTCTTGGGTTATTCTTATGTCATGTTACAGTCATATGTGCGGATAATTTTTAGCCCTGAAGAAGcatgtacaatgtacatgtaatatgTCTTCTATGCAGTAACAGTATATGCTATTGTTGATTGAATTTTAGTTGGTTATCTATGCCTGTTAGATGTATAAATGGTGTGGGATGAAATAATAtaagtttcatttatttattctagGTTCCAAAAAGAAGTATCTGGGCTGTTCCCCTACCTTTATGACAACTGCATTGCAGAAGCTCAAATGTATTGCTTAACATCAAAGAACACTTAAAAATTGTCATAACGTTTTTctgaacatagaaattttttattttgttaatacattataaacaagagatcacagagtgatcttggcgcccaccattgagccatttttgaatgttccaaatttcaagaccagatcaaggtcaaaatcaaggtcaaagttcatttcggtacacaaaactgtgcatgtggtccaaattttaagctgtagcttgagaaatgtgaaagtagttactaggtcaaaatcaaggtgaagttcattttagtacacaaaactatgcacgtggtccaaatttgaaggctgtagcttaagaattgtgaaagtagatcactaggtcaaaatcaagatcaaatttcaattcagaacacaaaactatgcatgtgttccaaatttgaaacctgcagcttgagaaatgtgaaagtaggtcactaggtcaaaatcatggtcaaagttcatttcggtacacaaaacctatgcatgtggtccaaatttgaaggctgtagcttaaaaattgtgaaagcaggtcactaggtcaaaatcaaggtcaaatttcatttgaacacaaaactatgcatgtggtccaaatttgaagcatgtaccttaaaaacgtgaaagaaggtcactaggtcaatgtcaaggtcaaagtttatttctgtacacaaacctatgcaagtggtccagatttgaagtctgtagctacagaaatgtgtaagtaggtcactaggtcaatctcaaggtcaaagttcatttcagtacacaaaacaatgcacatggtccaaatttgaaggctgtagcttgagaaatgtgaaagtaggtcattaggtcaaaatcaaggtcaaatttcatttcggaacacaaaactatgcatgtggtccaaattaaatgtgaaagtaggtcactaggtcaatgtcaaggtcagtagttttcggtacacaaacctatgcatttggtccaaatttgaaggctgtggctacagaaatgtgaaagtaggtcactaggtcaagatcaaggtcaactcatgtcaaggttcatctagccactcaaaactatacataaagtacaaatttgaatattgtatgTTATgacaaggagattttcaaagtttttccctatataagtctttataaaccatgtgacccccggggcggagccatatttgaccctagggaaataatttggacaatcttggtagaggaccgctagatgatgctaaataccaaatatcaaagtcccaggccctgtggttttggacaagaggattttaAAGGtgttccctatataaatctatgtaaattataaaaataaacaaaggggcataactcactcaaaaattgttgaacctgtctgattttcagagggacacaactagggtaccaatacatcattctggcAAAGTTTGGCCAAAAtacccctagtagtttctgagaagatgcgataacgagaatttgttaacggacggaaggacagaaggatgacggaccacggacgcagagtgatttgaatagcccaccatctgatgatggtgggctaataaatgcTGTTATTGGTAGACACGGTAAGTACAATATTCGCCTTGTAAACACTGTTATTAAAGCTACAATAAGGCATCAAATTACCCCTCTGTAAATATGCcaccaattttcattatttttcatggcatTCAGTGGCATCTGATGGAAAATATGATAGACAATGCTGGCATTTGATGGAAAATTGATGGCTTTTCTTTACAATGCCACTGTTTGCCACCAAATAACAACAAAAGGTACACCGATTGACATGGAACTGTGGTGGAAATCAGTGGAAAAATGAACTTAGCCATTTTGATGAGTGAAAATCGATGGAAAACACTTAGAATTTTTTTCTCATTCCGAGACTGAGAATATCTGTGCTGATATTATTTGTGTAGCGATAAATCTGAAATTTGTGAGTAAAGACTTGTCACATTGAGTTTCCTCTTGCAAAACATAATTATCTTAATTATGGTCATAATTTTtgctaataattataatgaagATGAATTATTGTGTTAGTCACTTTTAGGCATACCAAATAATTACTTTGTATGACGTACTGTGtagaatattgtttaaatttgcagtTTCTACtgtgttttgataattttaattacttttataaCCACAAGGTGTGTAACAAGCCtcaattaaaataaacatcaaaCTTATAAATAATTGTTTCATCATTATATCTTACTCAAGTTACTGTTAATCTATTTGCTGACTGGCATTATTTATAGGGGCTGTTCTTTCATAGCATGGCCTTCATATGTGTACATTGTAAACAAACTGCAGagataaggtagcagggtacacttcgaattttggcccccgtcaatatttgttaaaattagaacttcgtgattttggatgtctgtaaattaaggtgagagataatgattattaattctttagaaatttTAAACAGCCGATACCTGAaaaattctgatgtaagttgtaaaactaactgctgctagctttgtacgAATCGGCCAGTCACCTTGGCgcgaaaaattcaaatcacggaagggttccatgcttgttgattgatactcaagaactttttcgctattttgtgaaaagaaCGAGCTGGATGGgtccccattccgtttatatcctgaagttcagtagggactattaaattgagaaatgcaataaaattgggcattgttcctgcagcgggatcattgcaggctgttcaaaaagtgcaaaattgatgattttggcatgctatttttaatggactgtgtaaaactttcgttttgataactttctgtattcttgtatgagagtcctgatctagccattaattaaaagcacaaaacatgcacgcaatttataaaatggccaccctgattctacTAATATGGGAAGTGCAATATTAACACTCGCTAtatgtaagcctggccgtgctCAAAATTTTCGAaactaagtgtaccctgctacatTAAcggaaatctgccaaaattaaatttcgaaagaaCTCTTAAAATTGTGCGGTTTcacatagtttagaacctcttctttgatattctaaactttcttgGGACTTAtaacgctacctgacggcacagcagctcaaaaatgttacggtgatgacacataaaagcataaaagtcagtATACACGCATATAATTTTTTAGATTCTAGCACCATTAACAgggttctggtacagtaaaagCATCAGTTTTATCATTATTAACCCACATAGCGCATActtggcccaccagctatgcatttcgtcaattagggggatgttcggacggtggggaccccatgaaataggaaaatagggggtggggacattttattttcgcaaaatgatgcaaaattgcccttatatcattcctaatgacaaaatacgttaaataatgccagaaaatgataaaaacggatgtattgtacgttctttgtctcgtcgcgacaatttgtaaattttggctaaatttgtgcgATATGGGGTGTGCAAGTTTAGACGCTcacatacagacttcttttcatgctattataaacattttttgttttaatttgcgaaagatatataaaagttcagaactaggaaaaccctcttttgttcattaactgaaaaatcttaaggtagcagggtacacttcgaatttcgGCCCCTGTCGATATTTGTTATagttagaacttcgtgattttggatgtctgtaaattaacgTGAGAggtaatgattgttaattctttagaaaatttaaacagccgatacaaGTCATGTAAAATTCTGgtgtaagttgtaaaactaactgctgctagatttgtatgaatcggtgagtcaccatggcgcgggaaattcaaatcacggaagggttccgtgcttgttgattgatactcgggaactttttcgctattttgtgaaaaaaaaacgagctggatgggcccccattccgtttatatccttaagttcagtagggactattaaggtattggacccgtaatagagtacctcctttttgaagagtattcatttcctactataaacctactttgactgcaacttTCAGGggagcgtaggttcaagccccactgggaccaaatttttttctccatattttcctttttttctagtaagtttttacttctttcaagacttattatggatgtattttacaaaagatgaaaattttcattttataagcgatttcttgctgttcaaagtgcatttacctctgaatcaggaggggtagagttacacatctttaaaaatactgagttacatgcggtaaaagttctctattttgccttcattctttagattacatattgtggaagaaatgcaggtaggttttacttctgccccaaggttatttttgaatgaagtgagcaaaattcaaaacagacccacaggattcgaccttaatttttcaatgttggagttagaattctgtcgcattaaatctgtttacttgaggcaccctagaaataaatgatgtttacagttttattttgtgttttataattgtttaacaatagtttgatgtttcttttatcaaaattaatgctgtaatgaattctctgcaaacgttttagttagtggccatcacattgaaatttgtctctacttgagcttgaggaaataccataaactatacaaaatttacaaaaaacggcacggtaaaagttgtttaaaatttgcaacacagtgcgaaacatggtcaactttaagaatataccaaacaaatgccattttttaaatattactattacgggtccaataccttaaattgagaaatgcaataaaattgggcattgttcctgcagcgggatcattgcaggctgttcaaaaagtgcaaaattgatgtttttggcatgctatttttaatggattgtgtaaaactttcgttttgataactttctgtattcttttaTGAGAGTCCTGaccttgccattaattaaaagcacaaaacatgcacgcaatttataaaatggccaccctgattctgctcattggggaagtgcaatattaagACTCGCTAtatgtaagcctggccgtgcccaaaattttcgaatctatgtgtaccctgctacctaaaggAATGCTGctgtgttataaatagaactctcaaccaatgaaaataaagagATGTAGTAGAGCCAAAAGACAAAAAGTAATCCCAACAgtcctgttttatttcaaatgccttttaaatatttaagaatagACAAATGAAATATATTCTCTCTTTAGTAGATACaactatttgttaaaacattCTAGTGGGGATTCCTTCAACAGTAGATAGCAAAATAGAAAGCTGCTCAAgaatatcaaaagtttaaaagtaaacagGAACTTCTTTGTTTGAGATATTCCTTTACACATGCAGCtggaatttaaacattttaggttgctaaaataacttttaaaaggaCATCAGGTGAGTACATCTATtcacttattttctatttaagaTGTTTTATAATATTCAAGAAGCTGCAAAATTTGTTTTGCTTCCATAGCAGTCAGAATAAACTTGAGTGAAATGCTGACTCAATTGTAATCTTTACAAATGACCATTTATTCTTCAGTAATTCATCTCTTGTCAGTTCATACCtaaactaaatttaaaataaacattaaagattttaattcttttattataatcaCTTTTCAGATACAGTATCAGGTGTGTATATGCAGTACCTGACATATGCCAACACACACATGGATGAATTATGAGGCCTGAGACATTTTCAGGCTTCAGTGATTTACACACTGCAGAATGAATGGTGCTCACAAAGAGACCCAATTGATGTTTAAACTTTTGTAAGTATATACATGTCTGCAGATATTTTAATCCAGCATAAAACTTATTGAACAGTGTTTATTGTAAGGAATGTTCTTGTTACATCTGTTTACATAATAGTTCTACCTTTAattcaaaacaattttcttttatctAGGCATATTCACTTTAAGAATTTATAACTCTAATGGGCAAAGTTGAACTAAGTGCTTTAATAGTAACATGAAAAGGACGTGAATTAATTGacagtttaaaaaggaaaaattacacaCCCCAGGCTATTATAATGAtcatattcctttcttttattcttttatttcatatcatgtttCAAACACAGTGATGGAATAAACCTCATGGGCTTGATGGCAAATGGTGGAAAACGGTGGCATTTTTCATGCTTATTTAGTGGAAAATGGTGGAGAAACATCCATGGCAAACAGTGGCATTCAGAGAAAAACAGTGGCGTATTTTACATCGATTGCCACAACAGTAATTGAGGCAAATAGTGGAACATTTTAGTGGCAAAcggtaaaaaaaaaacgttccaAAACTCCATCGATAGTGGCATTCAGTGGAAAACGATGGCAGTTTTTATATCATCAATGTGACAGCGGCAAACAGTGAAAACCTTTAATGGCAGATGGTGAAAAATGTTCCAATAGTCCACTGATACAGGCAATTGTTGGAAAATGGTGGAAAATTTTGACTGGACTTTCCATCCTCTATTGTTTCACCGTTTTCCATCAGTTCCCACTCAAAGAGGCTTATTCCAATACTCCATTTTTTTCCCATCGATTTTTTCAGTGGAAAACGGTCGCAAATTTACAGAAGGGTAGGTAGGTCACTGTCAACAAACATGGCTGCTCCaatacagactgaggtcatggcTGGTCTGTGAAAAATAATTGGGGATATCTGTTtcaatttattacttttattaagtTTAGACATTATTTATTGCAGATAAatgatttaaacaataaaataaaaataatatagaacaCAGACAAAAACATTTCGTAATGGTGTCAAAACTGGTCACTCGAGGATACTAATGGGGGGAAAACCAAAGTCCTCTTCAGTGAATCACCGTTAGGAgactaaacaaaaatatttaaatttaattcaacACAACACTAAAGtttgattttcaaacattttccacAATTAAGATACCAAACCAACAACTATTTATAAAGGCAAATCATATtcctataaaattaaattttacaacaCTTACCAGGACAGAATGTGGTCACAAATATGGAATTGGAACAGGGACCATCACCAACTATTCCTGAGGCTAACACACAGATTTCGTATTCTGTTGATGGTTCCAAGTCAGGTAAGGTAAAGTTAGTGATGAGGTCTGGAGCTCTTGGTACATTGAACACTATGAAACTAGAACTTGGTAAAGCTACAGACTGATTCATCACAGCTTCAGCTTCCCTAAATTgttgattttgtatttttctatacTTGATTTTGTACTCTTGCACTTCACAGCTGTAATCATCCTGAGGTGGTTGTTCCCATTCTATCCATATGGATTTATCGCTCATGGCTTGGGGGTAAATCCCCGGTGGTTTATTAGGGGCTGAATATTAATGTAAgaatataaatatgataaagcTATATAACATTACGACTAACATTTTTCAGTGCAATCTTTTTTAATTTGAGtctaacaccatttttcaacattatCTTTATACGATAAATAGGAGTCATTGAACCTTACACGTGTTCCTCAACTCCTTACTTTCACAAGTTTCCACACTCCTTTATGTCCTCCTGATGAGAGTAAGtaacaactgatgctagttttatgaaaatcctttcagTGATTAAAATAAAGAGCAGACACAAATTTGAAAAAACAAGAGTTGTGGGGGGACAGCAACGCTTGATTATTTAACAACTTTgttaattgaatgaatataagtcaaaaaggggcatagtttgtAAAAGAAGCTAAAAAGAGTTATGGatcctgtgcaatgtaagtcagtcctccacagtgaataagtgtgttaagtttcaatccattcccataagtggctactgagaaaccagcttacatacaaaaagttttaccaaatcgggatgccgacACAGATGCAGACATCagatgggtgagtccaatagctctacctatctacctattctttgaagtCAAGctaaacaagagtggcagactgtcacaaaatacgcccgtcatcgaacttggcctaattcaaggccATAATACCAGAGTGCCTTGAGTGATTAGGCTGGTTATCCAAtctggctgagatattatgcctacaaacattatcagcaagtttggtgaagatcggatgaaaactgttcgacttacgagagcggacaaggctaaattcgcagatttcgagtaattcaagtgccataatccaggagtgcctggggcgatttggctggttatctaacttggctgagatatta
This region includes:
- the LOC128553812 gene encoding receptor-type tyrosine-protein phosphatase delta-like → MSDKSIWIEWEQPPQDDYSCEVQEYKIKYRKIQNQQFREAEAVMNQSVALPSSSFIVFNVPRAPDLITNFTLPDLEPSTEYEICVLASGIVGDGPCSNSIFVTTFCPAPGPARKVKGKGGTRKISLAWDPPIETQTFGPVLGYKISCRKRNSRDDFNQRETEQLDFEFSNLDDKTLYEIKVVAYNESGDSPEELLEVQTLPSAPGPARKVKGKGGTRKISLAWDPPIETQTFGPVLGYKISCRKRNSRDDFNQRETEQLDFEFSNLDDKTWYEIRVVAYNESGDSPEELLEVQTLPSDFRFISAFVRARILMKSQRL